A genome region from Oncorhynchus gorbuscha isolate QuinsamMale2020 ecotype Even-year linkage group LG26, OgorEven_v1.0, whole genome shotgun sequence includes the following:
- the LOC124015258 gene encoding nucleoside diphosphate kinase A-like, protein MSNTERTFIAIKPDGVQRGLVGDIIKRFEQRGFRLVAMKMIQASEDHIKQHYIDLKDMPFYGGLCAFMHSGPVVAMIWEGLNVVKNGRLMLGETNPADSKPGSIRGDFCITLGRNIIHGSDSLDSANKEIALWFKPEEMVEYKSCQNGFLYE, encoded by the exons ATGTCCAACACCGAACGTACCTTCATTGCCATCAAGCCTGATGGTGTCCAGAGGGGACTTGTGGGAGATATCATTAAGCGCTTTGAGCAGAGGGGCTTCAGGCTTGTGGCCATGAAGATGATCCAG GCATCTGAGGACCACATCAAGCAGCACTACATTGACCTGAAGGACATGCCCTTCTATGGCGGCCTTTGCGCCTTCATGCACTCCGGTCCCGTTGTTGCCATG ATCTGGGAAGGCCTGAACGTTGTGAAGAACGGTAGATTGATGCTGGGAGAGACCAACCCTGCTGACTCAAAGCCCGGCAGCATCCGCGGAGACTTCTGCATCACGCTTGGAAG GAACATCATCCACGGCAGTGACTCCCTCGACAGTGCCAACAAGGAGATCGCCTTGTGGTTCAAGCCAGAGGAGATGGTCGAGTACAAGAGCTGCCAAAATGGCTTCCTGTATGAGTAA